A genomic window from Streptomyces mirabilis includes:
- a CDS encoding aromatic acid exporter family protein, translating into MRDVRGAWAVAGAQLRKWHEEPVVVQSVRSAGAATVAYVIALRLSPEPAPLTAPLTALLVVQVTLYATLTTGIRRVNSVVAGVVVAIAFSVLVGLTWWSLALLILASLAVGHLVRVSEFVPEVAISAMLVLGVTRVGDTAWARVLETLIGAVVGLGCNLLFAPPVWVGAAGESIEDLARRVRQLMLRMGEEAAGRTPVEHATARLHEARRLDHDIVQVDAALRQAEDSLKLNPRVREGLLHRIVLRTGLDTLEICTVVLRVLARTLTDLAKERDPEPLFEPQVGATLEQLLSEVGDAVVSFAVLVTTDISQNAESAEDRLAAELSTATATRDKLAQLLLDEVRRDARQWQLHGAVLTEITRILDELDTEHRSRRLMEELDRGTREERERRDHLVRLRQRLRTLRGPRQPRSDRNRPPVSGRSL; encoded by the coding sequence ATGCGAGACGTACGTGGTGCGTGGGCCGTGGCGGGCGCACAGCTCCGGAAGTGGCACGAGGAACCCGTGGTCGTCCAGTCGGTGCGGTCGGCGGGGGCCGCGACCGTCGCGTATGTGATCGCGCTGCGGCTCAGTCCGGAGCCCGCGCCGCTCACCGCCCCGCTCACCGCGCTCCTGGTCGTGCAGGTCACGCTCTACGCCACCCTCACCACCGGCATCCGCCGGGTGAACTCCGTGGTGGCGGGTGTCGTCGTCGCCATCGCCTTCAGCGTTCTCGTGGGTCTGACCTGGTGGAGTCTGGCCCTGCTCATCCTCGCCTCGCTGGCCGTCGGCCATCTCGTCCGGGTCAGCGAGTTCGTGCCCGAGGTGGCGATCAGCGCCATGCTCGTGCTCGGCGTGACCAGGGTCGGGGACACGGCCTGGGCCAGGGTGCTGGAGACCCTGATCGGCGCGGTGGTCGGACTCGGCTGCAACCTGCTCTTCGCTCCGCCGGTGTGGGTGGGCGCGGCCGGCGAGTCCATCGAGGATCTGGCACGGCGGGTACGCCAGTTGATGCTGCGCATGGGCGAGGAGGCGGCCGGTCGCACCCCCGTCGAGCACGCCACCGCCCGGCTGCACGAGGCGCGCCGCCTGGACCACGACATCGTCCAGGTGGACGCGGCGCTCCGGCAGGCCGAGGACAGCCTCAAGCTCAATCCGCGCGTACGGGAGGGCCTGCTGCACCGGATCGTGCTGCGCACCGGCCTCGACACGCTGGAGATCTGCACGGTGGTGCTGCGGGTGCTCGCCCGCACCCTCACCGACCTCGCCAAGGAGCGCGATCCCGAGCCGCTGTTCGAGCCCCAGGTGGGGGCGACGCTGGAGCAGCTGCTGTCCGAGGTGGGCGACGCCGTGGTGAGTTTCGCGGTCCTGGTGACCACGGACATCAGTCAGAACGCCGAGTCGGCCGAGGACCGGCTCGCCGCGGAGCTGTCCACCGCCACGGCGACCCGCGACAAGCTGGCCCAGCTGCTGCTCGACGAGGTGCGGCGGGACGCCCGGCAGTGGCAGCTGCACGGCGCCGTCCTCACCGAGATCACCCGCATCCTGGACGAGCTGGACACGGAGCACCGCTCACGGCGGCTCATGGAGGAACTCGACCGCGGCACCCGCGAAGAGCGCGAGCGCCGTGACCACCTCGTCCGACTGCGGCAGCGCCTTCGGACGCTCCGCGGGCCGCGACAGCCGCGCTCGGACCGGAACCGTCCCCCCGTCTCCGGTCGTTCTCTCTGA